In the genome of Bradyrhizobium ottawaense, the window AAAATGTCGTGCGCGGAATGCTCGAACGTCTCGTTCAGAATCTTCTTGCCCAACGCCAACGCGGTGGGAGAGCCCTGAGCCAGTTCGACCGCCCAGGCCTGCGCGGCCGACAGGAGCTCGCTCGAGGTCACCTTGCGATCGACGATGCCGAGCGCGAGCGCTTCGTCGGCCTCGACGACGCGTCCAGTGAAGATCAGCTCCTTCGCCTTGGGAAGCCCGACCCGGCGCGGCAGAAAATACAGGCCGCCGCCGTCGGGGATCAAACCGCGCTTGATGTAGGACCAGGTGAACTTCGATCGCTCCGTGCCCATGACGAAGTCGCAGGCCAGCGCGGTGTCCGCACCGAGGCCCGCCGCAGCGCCGTTGACGGCGGCGATCGTCGGCTTCGGCAGCCCGAGCAGGAACGATTGCACGTGATGCACGCCCTGCTGACGGCTCCATCCGT includes:
- a CDS encoding enoyl-CoA hydratase/isomerase family protein, with product MSYQLIEFSVEAGVATIAFNRPDRRNAMSDDMRAEFVAALETVARERAIKALVLTGRGSAFCAGGDISGMKRRLAAPQGEVAFNGWSRQQGVHHVQSFLLGLPKPTIAAVNGAAAGLGADTALACDFVMGTERSKFTWSYIKRGLIPDGGGLYFLPRRVGLPKAKELIFTGRVVEADEALALGIVDRKVTSSELLSAAQAWAVELAQGSPTALALGKKILNETFEHSAHDIFSLGSQAQAICYTSAEHRDAVTAFLAQSASKD